The Mycosarcoma maydis chromosome 6, whole genome shotgun sequence genomic sequence CGAGGGGACGGCCAACCACCTCGGATCGGTTGATCACGGTGATGGTCTTGCCGTACAGTCGGTCACCGTAGGGCAGATCGCGGTCGTATACGCCAATGGCCTCCAGACACTTGACCATGGCAAGCGGTGTACAAGGAAGGATCGACTTGGCCATGCCGGGAGGCACctgctcgccatcaagcGCTTCGCGGCTGGCGCGCTCCTCGGGTAGCTCGCGTGTGGTCCCGGGCGCGTTGCCGAGTTTGGCGGGCGAGATCCATCGCACGTTGTGGTACATGTTCCAGCAGTAGCTGAAGTGAAGACCCTCAACATCCTTGCGTGGGTCAACGATCTGCTGAAGGTAAGTGTCCTGACGTCCAAAGAAGATGGGGTAGTACACCATGATACCGTGCACCTTTTcgtcggcgttggcagcAATGATGAGGTCCTCGACATCGGCTTCGAGGTCGAAGTCGGGCGCAGAGCCCTTGTGATCTTCCTCCTTGACTTCGACCGAGTCGTCCCACGTCTTCCAAATTTCAAACTCGATGCCGACTGCCTCGCACGCTTTGCGTGTCCACTCGGCATAGGCTACACTGGGTGGGCTGGGGGTAGCGAGAATACCGACAAGCTTGGGTCTCGACTTGCCCTGCTGGATGCGTGCCTGGATGGCCTCCTTGATGGCATCTTGGTACGGAGCTGCAATGCCGGACGCTTGAATGAGTTTTCCTGGGTTCTCAGCGCTGGGCAATGAGCCAGCTTGCGAAGAGTGCTGGACGACGGGCTCTGACATGCTGCTTGCTACGCCTCGAAGTACGTCGTTGGGCTGTACAGGACCGGTGAAATTGCCTTGGCGGTCGAATTCGTAGGCGAGATCGGAAGCCGAAAGCTGATAGCTGGGCTCAAAGTTGCAGACGGTGGCACGATGGAACGCGTCAAGCAAAGAGTTGAACTGGGCCTTGCGTTCGGAACGGATGTAGGCGGGTTCACGGAAAGCAGCTTTGCCTCGGAGACGAGGAGTCAAAGAGAGGAGggctgaagaagaagaggaagaagtTGAGCTCAAGACCAGATGAGATGTACAGCTTTCGGGCGTTGATGCCGGAGAAAATGACGGTGGATGAGCTAGTTTGCCAAGGAGCGAGTTGAGATGAGGAAGGTCGAGTTCACTAGGATCGCACTCGATGTTGGCCTGATCGGACGAGtggaaggaggaggaaggtAGGAGCGAAGGTGTTGCTTGGCGCGACGAAGCGGACGaagtggaggaggaggagacgAGACTAGGCGTGCTTCCACTGACTGATTTGATCCAAGGCACGGAGCGTGATGATGCAGACGAAAAGGTCTTGTCAGTTGCCACGTTTCGAGAACAGGAACAAATGGGCAGCATTCTGGAAGGGAGAGGAAGCTGTGACAGGAGGGAGTATGTTAGTAGCCGTGGCCGGAAAGTTCGCGATGTGGTTGACAAGCAAAAGTTGAGCTGAACGTGCAAAGGCCAACCGAACTGTTGGAAAGACTGAATGACGCTGGCAACGCTACGCTGACGAGGAGAAGAGTAAAGGGAAAAGCTGCCTAGCTGGCCCAGGAAGCGAAGGGTCGATGAAGCCCGTGACGTGGAATTTATCGTGGACTCAAAGCGTCGATGAGTGGTGCAAAGAGTTGCTTACTGAAGTGCGTCGCGCGTTGATGAAGACACGATGGCAGTGGGTTGATGGAGGAATGCGTGACTTTACGAAGGTGACAAGGGTGTGGTAATGAAGATGTTTGCCTTGATGAAGAAAGAGCAGCGAGTATGCGAAGGCTTAGCTGGTCGTCGATGCTTCTCCTGCCGCCAGTGCCGgtgtcgatggcgatgccGATTGCTGTTAGGAAACCGCAGACGATACACCGCTTATATTCCGACAGGTGCGATCTTGTTGGAAATGGCTGACTACTCTCTCTGCGGGGTGCAGCGGTTGAAGGAGCGGGCTTAATGCTATCTGGCCTTGATGCTGGCTGATGAGGGAGGGCGAGGGGAAACGGAGTGATACTCCACGGTTGCTTTCGACTTACCTGTACTGATGACAGACGATCCCGCGTAAGCTTTTGCTGCTACTGATGCTGCTCTGGACGAGAAGGCGACGCCTGCTCGAATGGACAGATGGGGCGGTATGATGGGCAACGCGAAAGCACAGTGAAAGACTTGAGGAGGTAAAAGTAGACAGCAAGGAACACTTTGAAGATCTGCTTGCGCCCAAACCAGGCAAGGGAGGCTTCAGGCGTGGGAAAACGCAAAATTAGCGCTACTTGAGAAGAACTGGGAGAAAGAAAAATAATAATCATGAATACGTTCAGGGGGGTGTGAAGTAAGAGTTGGCTTTTCTGCggaagaaaaaaaaaggttTTTTTAAAGTTAGGTTTCCTTAATCTTGATAAGAGAGGCTTCTcaatcactcacgactatcTTCTTTCGCTTAGTGCCACTTGAAGCATAACCACTATACCAAAAGGGTGTCTAGACAACCAGTCGGACTTGGATTGCATTCTTCAACTGCGCCCAACTGTCAAAAAGAGCAGGTCAACAAgccttcacgcttcgtgcttgtcaaccacaatcgtgaaacacgaatctggccgagcagcgagccATGAGCGTATAGCACAAGCATGGAGCGGGTGTTGGATTGTTAAAACTCAGCTATCATTATTAACTATTTAATACCGCGCACGGCGGGTTGCGACAACAGCGGCgctcattcacgattcacgattcacaattaacgattcacgattgcgagGAACCCGCAAGCAAGCCACATGAACAGTGCCGCCGTTCCCGTGACGCCCGCCGCGTGAAGCCTTTAAGCGATCAAGGTGCTCATCCCCTCGACGACCATGAGGCGTCTTACTCGCTCTCAGAGTGATCTGCAAGGGGCGCAACCCTTGTTTAGCCCTCCCGTTTATTTGTGGTGCCGAAATTCAAGCATCACGATGCTGGCTGCCGTGATATCTCACAGGCAAATGGCATGCCGGTTATCCTTTCGTCGAGACCTTCGCGCACTTGCTCGCTGAATCCTTGCGTTTGATGGGACGGCTCCTAAGCTAGCTCTGGCCGTATCAGACTCTCGAGTTCCGCGGACGGCGCCTCCTGCACCAATATCCGCCAAATCGAATTGATGATCAAGGCAACCCACATGCGCATCGGCGATCTTTGAGGattttttgtttttttttgttcGCGGAAGTCGGACGGCAGGTTGGATGTGCCAAGTCGTGACTGTGCACACCTGGCCTGGCTGCGCACCGCTGTTCCTCGCCGACGCTCCACCTCATCTTGCTCTCTTCTGGACGCCGACTGCACCTCTTTCCATTCAAAAGAGGCTGATTTGAGCGGGATAGATGACGACGCGGCATGGCTAGCCAATCTTCCATCGGCGCTGCACGCCAGCACAGTCGCATTCTGTTTGTCAAGAATCTCAACTACAACACTACAGGTGCCGACCTGTACCAAGTCTTTGGCCGCTACGGTGCCATCCGTCAGATTCGACTTGGAGATGCGACAGGCACAAAAGGTACAGCGTACGTCGTGTACGAGGAGATGGCGGATGTAAAGCGAGCTCTCGACCATCTGAATGGTTTCCACCTCAACGAGAGGTATATCGTTGTGTTGTATCATATGCCTGCCAGGTTGGCAGCGAAGGCAGACCTCGCAAGAAGAGAGGCTGAACTGGCAGACCTCAAGGCTCTTCACAATATCACTGACGAGGTATTACATTGAAAGCCTTTGGTCGACTACGCGCTTCTTCTATTTTAAGCCCATCATCATAACAGCATGCTAGTCACAGCATCAACGTAGGTCTTTCACTCCGTGTTGATCAACTGTCAGCTGTTGATTGCATGTATTGCTACTATAcatgcttgcgcttcaaAATCCTTCCTGCATCGATTTGCTGCCCTTCTCTGCAATCACGCTGGAATACCAAGCACCATCTCTTTGTACTTGTACCTCTCTGACCAATTCATCCGGCATCCGGCCATGCCGTTTATCGCCATCCTTATGTGGTTTCCTAACAGTATCTGCTGAACCTTTTGATCCTCTACTTCGTACACTCGACACGCTGTCCGCGCCAAAGCAAGGCGAGCAACGACCTTGACGAGGCTCGATTCAACAGGAAAGGCAGGTCAAGAATCGCCGATCCCAGTCGTTCTATCCGGAAAAAGTACACATCACGATAGGAAAATGCCAGAGTTGCGGCGTTTGATTTTTTGCTTCTTGTGCTCGGCTATTCGATGTACGAtttgtggttcgtgattctaaGTTACGCGAGAGCCGTTTGCCGCCCCCACAGTGTGCCAATCGTCGACTATACCACTCGCGAATTGGTTGCCGACGTTCCGGAAGCTTTGATGGCCGGTCAGcctcgctcaactcgcaccgactcgtgactgtttcGCATTTGCCCCGGATCGATCTGTTGGCCGGTTATAAGTATCTCGTGTCTTCTTGATGATCCGCCGTTTGgcccattcacgattcacgattgcctTGTTTGTTCATCACGCTTCCTTTCCTTCTTCAAATTCGCCAAGATGGTCTCGCCACAGCCCAACAACCGGGTCATCGTGTACGGCTATCCCGCGTCACCGTTCTACCAAAAGATTACGTTCCTGCTCGACCACTATGGCGTGTCGTGGACGCTGGTTGATGTACCGCCTATCATGCCACGGCCTCAACTTTCGCAACTGCTCGGCATCACCTACCGTCGCATTCCCGTGGTCTTTATCGACGGTCGAGCGTACATCGACACGACGGCTGCAGCGCTTGCTCTGGAAGCAGCTTTCGGACGCTCATCCAACAAAGCACTGCTTCGACAGTTTGCTGCGCTACAGTTGCAGCTCGCTATTAACTGGGCAGAGTCGAGCCTGTTCCGGTTGGGCGCGGGACATCTTTACAACATTCCGTTGGCCAAAGAGTTTGTTCAGGACAGAAAGAGTTTCATGCCCGGTGGCAGCTTTGATTCCGAATCAATGAAGCAGCGGATCGCGTTCGTCAGGAGCCAGCTGATGGCCAATCTCGAAGCTATCGAAACGCACCTCAAGGAGGGCAACGGCAAATTCTTGTTCGGAGACGAGATTCAGTATCTGGACTTGAGCCTGTACGTGCCCTTGAACTGGGTACAGACTCAACTCAGGACGGGACATGATTTGCTCCCTGTGCCATCGAAAGGTCAACAGGATTGGAGGCAGTATCCGTTCCCTCGGACTCTCAGTTGGCTAGCAAGCGTCCGAGAATACCTTGGAAAGCACAAAGTGAACCCCACCAAGCTGTCAGCCCAAGATGCGGCAGAGGTGATCTTTGAACAATCCGCAACAAACTCTTCCAAGGTGGAAAGCCAGTTACAAATCAGTAAGGAGGATCCGTTGGTGAAAGCGGGTTGGATCAGTGGCGAGAAGGGCCAGAAGGCGAGTGTGACGCCTGTGGACACGGGCCGTGTACCGCAAGAGGGCAAATTGGTCGGGCTGGATGGGAACAGCATCacgctcaagatcgaggctgGGCAAGGTGGTAAGAGTTTATTGGCGACCTTTCCCAGGGTCAACTTTGACGTGAGAGCCAAAGAGGGTGCTAAACTCTAGTCTGACGCAGCGACATGGCATCCTTACCCTCCAAGACTCCCGCAAGCTTGTTTGCTTGATCCAGAAAGCTCATGGATGGATCTAGTCGAAATCAATATCAAGACGAGGCACGGAAACGATAGCCAACGGTGTTGTGCTTGTTTTGGTATGAGAAGATCTGTTCTGGCCATACCAATGTGAATGGGGCAAGGCTGAAGGAAAACAGTCAAAGCTTCACGGTtgtgtgattcgtgattcgtgattcgtgattcgtgattcgtgattcgtgattcgtgttttgATCTTGGTCTGAATCGGTGATCACGGATTTCGCAGTTCAaccgattcacgattcacgattcgtgattgcacgGATGCGGCTCGTGAGCGCAACACAGCTAGGGGAGCATGCGCATTAGGACCCTGAATCCGATCAACGCTTGCCGAGTGTGAGTCTGTCAGTTCAGGAGTGCAATACGCTTGAGCTTAAACTTGGCGCAGCGCCTACACGTTCGTGCTAGAATCGAGAATATgcctcgagcatctgcCTCGGTCCCTGTTTCCGCAGTACGAGCCGTGtatgattcacgattcacgattcacgatctgCGGTTGCTCTATGATTGGTTGCGGACTCACAGACTGTTGCACACTCCACGCCCGTGACTATAAGATAAGAACGTGAGAGCTGGCAGCTTGCAATTGACCCTCCTTCCTGCTTCACTCTCTTCAGATTCTGCTCCACCGATACTGCGGTCTCATGATGCCGGCCTTGATCGCACTTGTAGCAGCCGTCGCTGGCGTACTCACTCTTTCCCGTGCAGCCAGTCTGCGCCAAAGCGCGTTCGCGCTCCCTTCAAACACTACGCTCGACACGTGCCTGTCGTGCTCCACAGCGCCTACGTGTCCACTCGATCCTTGCGTCACGAATACGCCTGGTGGACTTCTGCTACTCACGCAGTTCTGGGACTTTGCGCCTGCCATCGGTCCCTCGGACGCATGGACAATTCACGGTCTCTGGCCTGACACCTGCAATGGTGGATTTGACCAGTACTGCGACCCTTCGCgaaacaacaacaacatcgCTTCCGTTCTTcgctcgtcttcgtctCCGCAAGCCGCCGACACCCTGGATGCAATGAACCAATTCTGGCTCGCTTTGAACGGCAACGATGGTCAACTCTGgagtcacgaatggaaCCGTCATGGAACCTGTGTTTCCACTCTCGCCCCTTCTTGCTACACGCAATCCACATACGTCGAGAATCAAGACATTGTCGACTTTTTCTCGACAACCGTGAGCCTCTACGAGAAATACGATATCTACCATACCTTGGCACAAGCAGGCATCACTCCGAGCACCAGCCAGACTTACACCCTCGACCAACTTCACGCAGCCACAAGCGCACAGTGGGGCAAAGACGCCGTCTTCCGATGCAGAAACGGCGCCCTCAACGAAGCTTGGGTGTATTTCCACACAAAGGGAAGAAGCACAACTGCCGATGCCTTTGTTCTGAGCGACCCACTCAGGTCCAACAACCGATGCCCACAGACCGGCATCAGATATCTACCCAAGTAGCCACAACCCACCTCCCTCAATCTTCACACATCACATGCATCCAAAGTCATATACAAATACAAATACATTGCAGAGCGAGAAACAACTGGGCCTTCGCATGCATCTTCGAACCTAGCCGTCAGCTaacaacgacgacgtgAGTGAGTTTTCTGCGTGGGGGTTGGGTATATAGCCAGACTAGACGGAATACTGCTGAAGCACCGGTCAGAGCCAGCTCAGAGACGAGTCTCTGCCAAGTCGTTGATCATCTTGTTTCCGTTGATCGTGTTGGTCGTGGCCACGACGAAACGACGGTTTCTGGTTTGCGCATTCATGAACCTCAATGCTGCGAGCTCGGTATAGGTAACACCACCGAGGAAGAACACGAGCGTGCTAGTTACCGCGTCAGGATCcgtcggcggcagcaacgaAGCTGCTCctgacgacgacgcgcCTTGACCCAATTCTGCATTGCTGCCTGTATTCCCCGCCATAGATCCAGATTGGATCTCGTCAAAAGTGGCACCGGGCAGCTGGTtgacagcatcgtcgaaACCACGCCATCCCACGATCGGGTGAGCGCGTGGTTTGACAGCACGCACGGGTTTCGCATTCGGATCCGAACGCGATGGATCCAGCAATGCTTCCTTCTGTGCAATCGCCTGCACGAGTCGGATCGATAGCGGTGCATAGCCAGAGTAAACATACGAAATGTCGGTTGGTGCGCGTTCGTCCACATCGTCATTAATGAGCCGCAGACTTCGGCGCACCGAAGCGAACCCGCCTTTACCTCCTTCCTCGGCGCTGCCGCGACTCTCAGAGTCTCCCGCAGCATTTGCGCTCGAGTTTCCAACGCCGACAACGCTGGAGAGGGCACCACCAAATCCGCCCGTGCTGCTGGTCGCAGGAATGGCAGACGCGCGTGTCAGCAGCCCCACCTTTTGAAGCGCAAGTAGTAATGGCAAATGCTGGTACCCATAGGTCTGCAAGATCTCGCGCTTAACAAACTCGAGGTTCTTGGCTTTGATGCCACCAGCGGTGCTGCCGAGCCCTACTACGCTGGTCAAACACAAGAGCCTGAGCACGCCCACCAGATCGCGCTCTTCG encodes the following:
- a CDS encoding uncharacterized protein (related to ribonuclease M), which encodes MPALIALVAAVAGVLTLSRAASLRQSAFALPSNTTLDTCLSCSTAPTCPLDPCVTNTPGGLLLLTQFWDFAPAIGPSDAWTIHGLWPDTCNGGFDQYCDPSRNNNNIASVLRSSSSPQAADTLDAMNQFWLALNGNDGQLWSHEWNRHGTCVSTLAPSCYTQSTYVENQDIVDFFSTTVSLYEKYDIYHTLAQAGITPSTSQTYTLDQLHAATSAQWGKDAVFRCRNGALNEAWVYFHTKGRSTTADAFVLSDPLRSNNRCPQTGIRYLPK
- a CDS encoding methylenetetrahydrofolate dehydrogenase (NAD(+)) (related to MTD1 - methylenetetrahydrofolate dehydrogenase (NAD+)), whose product is MSEPVVQHSSQAGSLPSAENPGKLIQASGIAAPYQDAIKEAIQARIQQGKSRPKLVGILATPSPPSVAYAEWTRKACEAVGIEFEIWKTWDDSVEVKEEDHKGSAPDFDLEADVEDLIIAANADEKVHGIMVYYPIFFGRQDTYLQQIVDPRKDVEGLHFSYCWNMYHNVRWISPAKLGNAPGTTRELPEERASREALDGEQVPPGMAKSILPCTPLAMVKCLEAIGVYDRDLPYGDRLYGKTITVINRSEVVGRPLAALLSNDGAKVYSVDIDSIQEFNKRAVEPSSEPQGRARSEIVKEARAQNTASQLRPHHVVRNCSMTAEECIRASDVVIAGVPSANYKIETEWIKPGAVCVNFSSEKNFKSDVRTRASMYLPAIGKTTIAMLQRNLLRLVEYRELSEGSSS